The window CTCGAGGTCGGCAGTTCCCTGGTGTGAGAGCAACAGAATGCGGGCGCGGGTCATGACCCGCGCCTTGCCGCTTCCTTTTGACGTGAGGCTCTTCAAGTACTGCTCCTGCTCAGCACTCAGCACGACCCCATACTGAATTGGGCGTCCCATAGGCTAAGTATTATAATTTCTAGAACGCTGTACTAGGGTGAAAGGCATGAAAAAATTTCTCCTGCTGTCGCTGCTGGCCGCTTCTTCCTCTGCCACTGCCCTGAGCGCCACGGACACCACTTTCCTGGCCAAGGCCGTACGGGGGAATAATTACGGGATTGAGGCCGCCAAGCTGGCCCTGAAAATGTCCCGTCCGGCGGTCAACCGCAATTACGCCCGCCAGATGATCGCCGACCATGCCGCCCTGGGGGCGCAGGTCAAGGCGGCGGTGATCCGGGCCACTCCCGGCATGAAATTGCCGGTCACCGTCACTTACAAGCAGTGGGACATGCTTCAGGCACTGAAAACCTCGGGCTGGAACTTCGACCGCCTGTACCGCCAGCAAATGATCAACAGCCACCGGGAAACCTACAATCTGTTCAACCGTCACAGCCAGTCTGAGGCTGCCAATCCTGGGCTACGGGCGGTCATCACGGCTGCCAAGCCGAAAGTTCACATGCACTGGAATCACGCCTTCAACCTCGCGCACTAAGCCGGCTCGCCTAAGTCTCGCCCCAGCGGCAGGATGCTGGGGCGGGATTTTTTCGTCCTATTCAGGAGATGGGCTGCACAACAACGGTTCATTCGGGGATTTTAGAGATGGCAAAAAGAGGGTCAGACGGAACGATGGGGAGAGTTGACGCCTTCAGGACATACCGGATAAGGGTGGACCTCAGTACCCGACACTTTTGAGAAATCACGTCTGAGACGGTATGAGCAAACCAATCAAGCGTCGAAGCTGTGCCGCACGTTGCGAATTCCGACGCGACAGGAGTCGTACCAGTTTCCGCAGTCCCATGGTGATGATGCTGCAGGCTCGTCTTCCGTGTTTTTTGATGCGGCACTCTTCTTGCAAGCCGACCAGTAGGCACCAGACATAAGCC is drawn from Deinococcus fonticola and contains these coding sequences:
- a CDS encoding DUF4142 domain-containing protein, with protein sequence MKKFLLLSLLAASSSATALSATDTTFLAKAVRGNNYGIEAAKLALKMSRPAVNRNYARQMIADHAALGAQVKAAVIRATPGMKLPVTVTYKQWDMLQALKTSGWNFDRLYRQQMINSHRETYNLFNRHSQSEAANPGLRAVITAAKPKVHMHWNHAFNLAH